The DNA segment TCATCGGCGATCTTGTAAGCGTCCTGATCGTTGTCTGCCTTCTATCCCTGACAGCAGGACTTGGTTACTGGGGACGAGTGGGGTTTGTCACTTTAGTCGGAGTGGCCATAGGCTTTGTAGGCCATTTTGCTTACTGGAACTGGTTCGGGTTTCCAACTCCGTACCTGATCGTCACCGTCGCCGACAGTGTGATCGCCTGGCTTCTCGCGGGACTCGCGATGGCCAGATTTGTAGCAAAAGATACCAAAAAGTTAACCACCGCCGGTGGAAGGTACGGTTAGGCCGGCAAATAATCCGTGCTCAGACATTCTCTTCGAGCGCAGAATCCTGGTGGATCCTTAACGTTCGCCGGAGGCGGAAGGACTTGCAAACCTGACTTTGCTGAAGTAAAGAAAATTGAGGCGGTCGGGCTCGAGTCCCTCCACATACGGCTTGATCATATTCTGCTGAACCGAGTTCAGGTAAGGAACTATCGCAACTCCCGTTTCCACGAGAATTCTCTGAGCACCGTTGTAAAGAACCGCTCTTTGCTTGCGATCCAGAACCCCGGCGGCCTTTTCAACCAGACGGTCGTATTCCGGATCGCACCAGCCTGTACGGTTGTTCCCGCTTCCGCACTCAAAGAGGTTCATGAAATTGTGAGGATCCGGGAAATCCGCCTGCCATCCGGCTCTGAATACGGGAGGAGGGTCGGTTCTGAGCGTACTCAGGTAAACGGCCCATTCTTGATTCATAAGCTTGACTTCAATGCCCAGATGCTCCTTCCACATGCCCTGGAACGCCTCAGCGACAATTCTATTGTTTCCGGTATCCGGGTAGAGAAAGGTAGTCTGCGGAAAATTCTCTCCGTTCGGATATCCGGCCATCTCAAGAAATTCCCGCGCCTTTTGCACATCGAACGAAATACCGATCCGAGGATTGTGGGCAAGCATGTCGATCGGTATCCATGAAGTTACGGGTACTCCAGCCCCCTGAAGAAGTCCGGCGAGGCTTTCCCTGTCTATCGAACTCGCAAAAGCCTTTCTCACCAGAGGATTGTCAAATGGGGCTTTCTTGGTGTTGAATCCTATGTAGTTGTTTCTGAAAACTATGCTCTGCTTAAAATCCGGAAGTTTCATAACCCTTGGAACCTCAAGCAGGGGAATTCCCTTGCTGTCAAGAAAATCGAGCTCCCCGCTCTCATAAAGGGCCAGAGTGGATACGGGATTTTCGTTCATTATCATCTTTACCTTCTTAGCGCTTTTGGGTTTCTCCCCCCAGTAGCCTTCGTACTCCTTGATAAGAACTTCCTTATGATGCTTCCATTCTTTCAATCTGTAAGGTCCCAGAGTTGCTATGTTTTCGGCTTCAGTCCACCTGGTTCCGTATTTCTCAACAATATCCTTTCTCATCGGAAAAGTGGACATGAAAGTCACCAGGTTCAGAAAATAGGCCCTCGGCTTTTCAAGAGTAACGACAAGAGTATGTTCATCCGGGGCTTTTACCCCGACTTTGCCAAAATCCTTTATCTCCCCCGAGTTAAACTCCCTGGCGTTTTTTATGTCAAAAAGAAAGTAGGCGTAGCTTCCGGCGGTTTCCGGCTTGAGAATCCTTTTCCATGAATAAAGGAAATCCCCGGCCTTAAGGGGCTTTCCATCCGTCCACAAGACTTTTTCCCTTATTTTAAAAGTATAAGTCCTTCCGTCCTCGCTTACTCGCCAGCTTCGCGCGAGAGCGGGTACGGGCTCATATTTTTCATCAAACGCCGCGAGGCCGTCCATTATGTTCTCTATGATTGTAAAAGATGTGACATCGGTAGCGAGAGACCAGTCAAGCGTGGGAGGT comes from the Candidatus Dadabacteria bacterium genome and includes:
- a CDS encoding peptide ABC transporter substrate-binding protein, which translates into the protein MRVFFCVFFSMLFISCGSGNRAPDAADISRKDTLNINIGTEPPTLDWSLATDVTSFTIIENIMDGLAAFDEKYEPVPALARSWRVSEDGRTYTFKIREKVLWTDGKPLKAGDFLYSWKRILKPETAGSYAYFLFDIKNAREFNSGEIKDFGKVGVKAPDEHTLVVTLEKPRAYFLNLVTFMSTFPMRKDIVEKYGTRWTEAENIATLGPYRLKEWKHHKEVLIKEYEGYWGEKPKSAKKVKMIMNENPVSTLALYESGELDFLDSKGIPLLEVPRVMKLPDFKQSIVFRNNYIGFNTKKAPFDNPLVRKAFASSIDRESLAGLLQGAGVPVTSWIPIDMLAHNPRIGISFDVQKAREFLEMAGYPNGENFPQTTFLYPDTGNNRIVAEAFQGMWKEHLGIEVKLMNQEWAVYLSTLRTDPPPVFRAGWQADFPDPHNFMNLFECGSGNNRTGWCDPEYDRLVEKAAGVLDRKQRAVLYNGAQRILVETGVAIVPYLNSVQQNMIKPYVEGLEPDRLNFLYFSKVRFASPSASGER